The proteins below come from a single Streptomyces sp. B3I8 genomic window:
- a CDS encoding NADPH-dependent F420 reductase, which translates to MTTVGFIGSGQIGRTVARLAVGAGHRVVLSNSRGPRTLADTLAELGPRASAATSEEAATAGDIVVVTVPVKAFPDLPAAMPAGKTVIDTCNYGPERDGHIPELDNGSLTSSELLLRHLPDARPVKAFNNIYYKHLLSLARPAGAADRSFLPIAGDSAQAKAEVTAFIESLGYGVVDAGPLAEGRRQATGTPVWGTPYGPYSDEQGRPADEATIRAALAAATR; encoded by the coding sequence ATGACGACTGTGGGATTCATCGGAAGCGGACAGATCGGCAGGACCGTGGCGCGGCTCGCGGTCGGGGCCGGGCACCGGGTCGTGCTCAGCAACTCGCGCGGTCCCCGAACCCTCGCGGACACCCTCGCGGAGCTGGGGCCGCGGGCGTCCGCCGCGACGAGCGAGGAGGCCGCGACGGCCGGTGACATCGTCGTGGTCACGGTGCCGGTCAAGGCCTTCCCGGATCTGCCCGCCGCGATGCCGGCCGGGAAGACGGTCATCGACACGTGCAACTACGGCCCCGAGCGCGACGGACACATTCCCGAGCTCGACAACGGGTCGCTCACCTCGAGCGAGTTGCTGCTGCGGCACCTCCCGGACGCCCGACCCGTCAAGGCGTTCAACAACATCTACTACAAGCACCTGCTGTCACTCGCCCGCCCGGCGGGGGCGGCCGATCGCTCCTTCCTGCCCATCGCCGGGGACTCCGCGCAGGCGAAGGCGGAGGTGACCGCGTTCATCGAATCCCTCGGGTACGGCGTGGTCGACGCCGGACCGCTCGCCGAAGGCCGACGGCAGGCGACGGGCACACCGGTGTGGGGAACCCCGTACGGTCCGTACTCGGACGAGCAGGGCCGTCCGGCCGACGAGGCCACCATCCGCGCGGCCCTGGCCGCCGCGACACGGTGA
- a CDS encoding NADPH-dependent F420 reductase: protein MSSVSIIGTGDMAAALAGRALAGGNAVEIIGRDPARAGELAAGLDGATVGTFDAVPAGDLVVLAVPYAGAAAVVGEFGDALRGKVVVDLTNPVSPDAESLVTPDDSSGAQEIAKAVPAGAHVVKAFNTVFGHMLARGGALDVLLAGDDAEAKAAVWAFITSLGLRPRDTGPLAMARWLEGTGLLMISLGRRGGSFDFALGVETSDPALGAHTSA, encoded by the coding sequence ATGAGCAGCGTCAGCATTATCGGCACGGGCGACATGGCGGCCGCCCTGGCGGGCCGGGCGCTCGCCGGCGGCAACGCCGTCGAGATCATCGGCCGCGACCCGGCCAGGGCCGGGGAGCTGGCCGCCGGACTCGACGGTGCCACTGTCGGGACGTTCGACGCCGTCCCGGCGGGAGACCTCGTTGTCCTGGCTGTGCCGTACGCCGGCGCGGCGGCGGTGGTCGGCGAGTTCGGGGACGCACTGCGCGGCAAGGTCGTCGTCGACCTCACCAATCCCGTCTCCCCGGACGCCGAGAGCCTCGTCACCCCCGACGACAGCTCCGGTGCGCAGGAGATCGCCAAGGCGGTTCCGGCGGGCGCGCACGTCGTGAAGGCGTTCAACACCGTCTTCGGTCACATGCTGGCGCGGGGCGGCGCGTTGGACGTGCTTCTCGCGGGTGACGACGCCGAGGCCAAGGCGGCCGTGTGGGCCTTCATCACGAGCCTCGGGTTGCGGCCGAGGGACACCGGCCCCCTGGCGATGGCGCGCTGGCTGGAGGGAACGGGCCTGTTGATGATCAGCCTGGGCCGCCGCGGCGGGAGCTTCGACTTCGCCCTCGGCGTCGAAACGTCCGACCCCGCCCTCGGTGCCCACACGTCTGCCTGA
- a CDS encoding TetR/AcrR family transcriptional regulator, producing MTSSTAARRLTPKGQATRNRIAAAAAALMYDNGVAGTSTEDILKAAGVSSPSQLYHYFGDKKALVQAVIEYQTERVLDFQRPLLGRLDSFEALQAWRDAVVRAQHARDCRGGCPLGSLAAELSDTDPQARARLVAGYAQWQDAIRDGLRAMRERGELDPDADPDRLALALLTALQGGLLMTQAHRDTTALEAVLDAMIDRIRCHAAGRA from the coding sequence GTGACGAGCAGCACCGCAGCACGACGTCTGACCCCCAAGGGGCAGGCCACGCGCAACCGCATCGCGGCGGCGGCAGCCGCGCTGATGTACGACAACGGCGTGGCGGGCACCAGCACCGAGGACATCCTCAAGGCCGCGGGGGTGAGCAGCCCGTCGCAGCTCTACCACTACTTCGGTGACAAGAAGGCGCTGGTCCAGGCGGTCATCGAATACCAGACCGAGCGCGTCCTCGACTTCCAGCGGCCGCTGCTCGGCCGGCTGGACAGCTTCGAGGCGCTGCAGGCCTGGCGGGACGCCGTCGTCCGGGCGCAGCATGCGCGCGACTGCAGGGGAGGGTGCCCGCTGGGGTCCCTGGCCGCCGAACTGTCCGACACGGACCCGCAGGCCCGCGCCCGGCTCGTGGCGGGCTACGCGCAGTGGCAGGACGCCATCCGCGACGGGCTGCGGGCCATGCGGGAACGCGGCGAACTGGACCCGGACGCCGACCCCGACCGACTGGCCCTCGCCCTGCTCACCGCCCTGCAGGGCGGCCTGTTGATGACGCAGGCCCACCGCGACACCACGGCTCTCGAAGCGGTGCTCGACGCGATGATCGACCGCATCCGCTGCCACGCGGCGGGGCGGGCGTAG
- a CDS encoding SDR family oxidoreductase, translating into MRVFVTGGTGHSGSYIIPELVAAGHEVTGLARSDTAAAALSALGAKARRGDLEDLDGLKEAAADSDGVIHVAHRQDLLPSGGIDAVAAAELPIMLAYGEALAGTGKPLVAAGSIGSPGNLGRPVTEEDPALPVGEEHRGTLRVRNVVETAVIGLAERGVRSSVVRISNIAHSTTDRAGFLVQMIALAKEKGFAGYPGDGTNVWNAVHARDLASLFRLALEKGQAGRYWHAVGDGALPFREIAEAIGGRLGLPAVSVPADELMVPGYFGFLANIVTQSYPASNLLTRRTLGWEPARPGLLAGLDNGHYFPAG; encoded by the coding sequence ATGCGCGTTTTCGTCACTGGCGGGACCGGCCATTCCGGTTCGTACATCATCCCCGAACTCGTCGCCGCCGGACACGAGGTCACCGGCCTGGCCCGGTCGGACACCGCGGCGGCCGCGTTGTCCGCCCTCGGCGCGAAGGCGCGTCGCGGCGACCTCGAGGATCTCGACGGACTCAAGGAGGCGGCCGCGGACTCCGACGGCGTCATCCACGTCGCACACCGTCAGGACCTGCTTCCGTCGGGCGGGATCGACGCCGTGGCCGCCGCGGAGCTCCCGATCATGCTCGCGTACGGCGAGGCACTCGCGGGAACCGGAAAGCCGCTGGTCGCGGCGGGGAGCATAGGCTCGCCCGGGAACCTGGGCCGCCCCGTCACCGAGGAGGATCCGGCCCTGCCCGTCGGCGAGGAGCACAGGGGAACCCTGCGGGTCCGCAACGTCGTGGAGACGGCCGTGATCGGACTCGCCGAGCGAGGAGTGCGCTCCTCGGTCGTGCGGATCTCCAACATCGCGCACAGTACGACGGACCGTGCCGGTTTCCTCGTGCAGATGATCGCGCTGGCGAAGGAGAAGGGCTTCGCCGGCTACCCCGGGGACGGCACGAACGTGTGGAACGCCGTGCACGCCCGCGACCTCGCCTCCCTCTTCCGCCTGGCGCTGGAGAAGGGGCAGGCCGGCAGATACTGGCACGCGGTGGGGGACGGGGCCCTCCCGTTCCGGGAGATCGCCGAGGCCATCGGCGGCCGTCTCGGCCTGCCCGCCGTGAGCGTTCCCGCGGACGAGCTGATGGTGCCGGGGTACTTCGGCTTCCTGGCGAACATCGTCACGCAGAGCTATCCGGCGTCCAACCTCCTCACCCGCCGGACCCTCGGCTGGGAACCCGCCCGGCCCGGCCTGCTCGCCGGCCTGGACAACGGCCACTACTTCCCGGCCGGCTGA
- a CDS encoding VOC family protein, whose amino-acid sequence MTTAAPGAPRTGHVGPNVRTGHVGLNVTDLERSTPFYARVFGLQTQSEGEDDGRRWAFLGRDGRLVLTLWQQGTAPFPVASAGLHHLSFEADSMEQVRAAEEVLRELGADFHHEGVVPHGEGTASGGIFFTDPDGIRLEIYAPNGAENATAPTGTAPTCGFF is encoded by the coding sequence ATGACCACTGCTGCTCCCGGCGCCCCGCGGACGGGACACGTCGGCCCGAACGTCCGGACGGGACACGTCGGCCTGAATGTCACCGACCTGGAGCGCTCGACGCCGTTCTACGCCCGCGTGTTCGGTCTCCAGACGCAGTCCGAGGGCGAGGACGACGGGCGCCGCTGGGCCTTCCTCGGGCGCGACGGACGGCTGGTGCTGACCCTGTGGCAGCAGGGCACGGCGCCCTTCCCGGTCGCCTCGGCCGGGCTGCACCACCTGTCCTTCGAGGCGGACTCCATGGAGCAGGTGCGCGCGGCCGAGGAGGTGCTGCGCGAACTCGGCGCCGACTTCCACCACGAGGGCGTCGTCCCGCACGGCGAGGGCACGGCGTCCGGTGGCATCTTCTTCACCGACCCCGACGGCATCCGTCTGGAGATCTACGCACCGAACGGCGCCGAGAACGCCACGGCCCCCACCGGCACCGCGCCCACCTGCGGCTTCTTCTGA
- a CDS encoding CGNR zinc finger domain-containing protein codes for MSESSSRVPGDRRPLVGEPLCLDLLNTRWMHHAEPQDLLDSVEGLAVWLCAAGLEEDAGADGATLAAVRETREILLALVDTGSDTAREDLNRVLAHGALRHELGPEGPRTRPEVDDAAWLPAWLAAADYLRLVAEAPRRIKRCAAHPRCVLHFHDTTKNGTRRWCSMAACGNRAKAARHYGRSRTGARPGA; via the coding sequence GTGTCCGAGTCGTCGTCCCGGGTCCCCGGGGACCGCCGTCCGCTGGTCGGTGAGCCGCTCTGCCTCGACCTGCTCAACACGCGATGGATGCACCACGCCGAGCCGCAGGACCTGCTGGACTCGGTGGAGGGGCTGGCCGTCTGGCTCTGTGCGGCGGGCCTGGAGGAGGACGCCGGCGCGGACGGGGCGACGCTCGCCGCCGTGCGGGAGACCCGCGAGATACTCCTGGCCCTGGTGGACACCGGTTCGGACACGGCCCGGGAGGACCTCAACCGCGTACTGGCCCACGGCGCCCTCCGCCACGAGCTCGGGCCCGAGGGTCCGCGGACCCGCCCGGAGGTCGACGACGCGGCCTGGCTGCCGGCCTGGCTCGCCGCCGCCGACTATCTGCGACTCGTCGCCGAGGCACCCCGGCGGATCAAACGTTGCGCGGCCCACCCGAGGTGCGTGCTGCACTTCCACGACACCACGAAGAACGGCACGCGCCGATGGTGCTCCATGGCCGCGTGCGGCAACCGGGCCAAGGCCGCCCGCCACTACGGGCGGAGCAGGACCGGCGCACGGCCGGGGGCCTGA
- a CDS encoding GNAT family N-acetyltransferase codes for MSSRTSPPGGPIAIRRAVARDAKRLTRLVRNSGAYEGVYAAAVAGYRVGQDYIEAHRTFVAVEAVEAVEAVEAVEADAPAGRILGFYSLVLAPPELDLLFVADDVQGRGIGRLLVAHMLSEARAAGLDRVKVVSHVPAEDFYHRVGAVRIGTVPANPPAVPWDRPEFEFRIAPE; via the coding sequence ATGAGCTCACGCACTTCCCCTCCCGGCGGGCCGATCGCGATACGGAGGGCTGTCGCCAGGGATGCCAAGCGGCTCACACGGCTCGTGCGTAACTCGGGTGCCTACGAGGGCGTGTACGCGGCGGCGGTCGCGGGCTACCGGGTGGGGCAGGACTACATCGAGGCCCACCGCACCTTCGTCGCCGTCGAGGCCGTCGAGGCCGTCGAGGCCGTCGAGGCCGTCGAGGCCGACGCGCCCGCGGGCCGGATCCTCGGGTTCTACTCGCTCGTCCTCGCGCCACCGGAGCTCGACCTGCTGTTCGTCGCCGACGACGTGCAGGGGCGGGGTATCGGGCGACTGCTCGTCGCGCACATGCTGTCCGAGGCCCGTGCCGCCGGGTTGGACCGTGTCAAGGTCGTGTCGCACGTACCCGCCGAGGACTTCTATCACCGCGTCGGTGCGGTGCGGATCGGGACCGTGCCCGCGAACCCGCCCGCCGTGCCGTGGGACCGTCCCGAATTCGAGTTCCGCATCGCTCCGGAATGA
- a CDS encoding LysR family transcriptional regulator has protein sequence MDLDLRKLRYFVAVADQLHFGRAAEELHIAQPVLSRQIKALEQDLGASLFTRDRHGVALTDAGRQLSAEAGPLLASALAVRRRVSEAARGSRRLVIGFRAGVAVIPAARAFEARHPDVVVDVQRIEWGDQAPLLLDGRIDVGYVRLPIDETGLRVTPLYTEPRVAVLPTGHRWAGKGEVTEADLAGEPLVWHGDPSTQPTRRPHPDAGYRVRGVDETLEHVAAGRGISFLPRSTTVFHSHPDVTYVTVRDLAPDQVCLAVAASRTSPLVDAFVAAARAAAEITAECGNYEMWQRAGDSVSRHG, from the coding sequence GTGGATCTGGACCTGCGCAAACTCCGCTACTTCGTCGCCGTGGCCGACCAGTTGCACTTCGGCCGCGCCGCCGAGGAGCTGCACATCGCGCAGCCGGTGCTGAGCCGGCAGATCAAGGCGCTGGAGCAGGATCTCGGCGCTTCGCTGTTCACCCGGGACCGCCATGGCGTGGCGCTGACCGACGCGGGACGACAACTGTCGGCCGAGGCCGGTCCGCTGCTCGCCTCGGCGCTCGCGGTGCGCCGCCGGGTGTCCGAGGCCGCCCGTGGCAGCCGGCGGCTGGTGATCGGCTTCCGGGCCGGCGTCGCCGTCATCCCGGCGGCTCGGGCGTTCGAGGCCCGGCACCCGGACGTGGTCGTCGACGTGCAGCGGATCGAATGGGGCGACCAGGCTCCCCTGCTGCTCGACGGCCGCATCGACGTCGGCTATGTGCGGCTGCCCATCGACGAGACCGGCCTGCGTGTCACCCCGCTGTACACCGAGCCGCGGGTGGCCGTCCTGCCCACCGGCCACCGGTGGGCAGGCAAAGGGGAGGTCACCGAGGCCGACCTGGCCGGCGAGCCGCTGGTCTGGCACGGCGACCCCAGCACGCAGCCCACCAGGCGTCCACATCCCGACGCCGGATACCGGGTGCGCGGCGTCGACGAGACACTGGAGCATGTCGCGGCCGGACGGGGCATCTCGTTCCTGCCCCGTTCGACGACCGTGTTCCACTCGCACCCGGACGTCACCTACGTCACGGTCCGGGATCTGGCGCCCGACCAGGTGTGCCTCGCGGTGGCGGCCTCACGCACCTCGCCGCTGGTCGACGCATTCGTCGCCGCGGCGCGGGCGGCGGCCGAGATCACGGCAGAATGCGGAAACTACGAAATGTGGCAGCGCGCGGGCGACTCGGTTTCCCGGCACGGTTGA
- a CDS encoding cold-shock protein, whose translation MAAGTVKWFNAEKGFGFIEQDGGGADVFAHYSNIAAQGFRELLEGQKVNFDIAQGQKGPTAENIVPA comes from the coding sequence ATGGCTGCTGGTACCGTGAAGTGGTTCAACGCGGAAAAGGGCTTCGGCTTCATCGAGCAGGACGGTGGCGGCGCCGACGTGTTCGCCCACTACTCGAACATCGCCGCGCAGGGCTTCCGTGAGCTGCTCGAGGGCCAGAAGGTGAACTTCGACATCGCGCAGGGCCAGAAGGGCCCGACGGCCGAGAACATCGTTCCGGCCTGA
- a CDS encoding pyridoxamine 5'-phosphate oxidase family protein, with translation MPLDVFHEGELAVQRRAGLLDQGAHVSRAVRASIPGVARDFLARQPMAVLGAADEEGRLWASLLSGNPGFLRAESDTELAVAALPVPADPLYARLGGGPAPVGMIAIEPATRRRMRLNGYGTPSGDGFHVALDQVYANCPKYIRRREPHRAPGTSGSPVVRTRDTRLPDHLRAFLADADTFFVATTDRDGHTDASHRGGDPGFVQVLSPTALRWPDYTGNAMFNTLGNLEVDARAGLLFPDWRTGATVQLTGTARTDWDPAAAAAVPGARRIVEFTVTGVVEIAGATPLRWSAPEDPRTRPPVAPPR, from the coding sequence GTGCCGCTCGACGTCTTCCACGAAGGGGAGCTCGCCGTCCAGCGGCGCGCGGGACTGCTCGATCAGGGCGCACACGTCTCCCGCGCCGTCCGCGCGTCGATCCCCGGCGTGGCCCGGGATTTCCTCGCCCGGCAACCCATGGCCGTGCTGGGCGCCGCCGACGAAGAGGGCCGCCTCTGGGCCTCCCTTCTCTCCGGGAACCCCGGGTTCCTGCGGGCGGAGAGCGACACGGAACTCGCCGTCGCCGCGCTCCCCGTGCCCGCAGACCCCCTGTACGCACGGCTGGGCGGCGGTCCCGCCCCGGTCGGGATGATCGCGATCGAGCCGGCGACCCGGCGCCGGATGCGCCTCAACGGGTACGGCACACCGAGCGGGGACGGCTTCCACGTCGCGCTCGACCAGGTGTACGCCAACTGCCCGAAGTACATCCGGAGAAGGGAACCCCACCGGGCGCCGGGCACCTCCGGCAGCCCCGTCGTACGGACGCGGGACACACGACTGCCGGACCACCTGCGCGCGTTCCTCGCCGACGCCGACACGTTCTTCGTCGCGACGACGGACCGGGACGGCCACACCGACGCCTCGCACCGCGGCGGCGACCCGGGCTTCGTCCAGGTGCTCTCACCCACCGCGCTGCGCTGGCCCGACTACACCGGCAACGCCATGTTCAACACCCTGGGCAATCTGGAGGTCGACGCACGGGCCGGGCTGCTCTTCCCGGACTGGCGCACGGGTGCCACCGTGCAGCTCACCGGCACCGCCCGCACCGACTGGGACCCCGCGGCGGCCGCGGCCGTGCCCGGCGCGCGGCGGATCGTAGAGTTCACCGTCACCGGCGTGGTGGAGATCGCCGGAGCCACCCCCCTGCGCTGGAGCGCACCGGAGGATCCCCGCACGCGCCCGCCCGTGGCGCCGCCCCGCTGA
- a CDS encoding SWIM zinc finger family protein, producing the protein MTEETPNAPAPRPGDAARKALREARARAPRPPEPGEPTEAGEPTGAGKPPEAGTSSGTGKSPGTGTPRPTRPPAKPARPGDIARRALRAARAEATPPTVPHDAPAPLRGAGNGAPSPDAPAPAGTPTPSSSPASEPDGTPLRGAGSRATNPRAPAPVNAPNPPPAPEPPAPTTPRTPHSMAAPTRDGDLRRTFPPSAPRATDANGDPVATTWWGNAWLTALEAGALDAARLARGRTYAAQGHVDAITVTPGQALAYVRGSRPRPYRTQVRLRTLSDADWDRFLDAAVEHTGHIAALLDKEMPHSLSDCGVPLLPGPGDLEPLCSCPDRGHPCKHAAALCYQTARLLDEDPFVLLLLRGRGEREILDALSRRSAAHAARAAQDAHDTAALPGVRARDAVTPRTLPPLPAPLPPPPHPEQPPAHPAAPGGPDPLALDQLATDAAARAHALLTTGRDPVAELTLWQDAVRLAAARPGSGLTASTRAVYASLASATGRTTADLARAVAAWRQGGLEGLAVLEEPWDPPAGRFDRARPLLLAADLPAFRPWRNRLTHPVGHVQLRLGRDHLWYAYESDPGADDWWPRGIPDLDPIGALTGLGGIP; encoded by the coding sequence ATGACGGAGGAAACCCCGAACGCACCCGCCCCCAGGCCAGGCGACGCGGCCCGCAAGGCCTTGCGGGAGGCCCGCGCCCGCGCACCCAGGCCACCCGAGCCGGGGGAACCGACCGAGGCGGGGGAACCGACCGGGGCAGGAAAACCGCCCGAGGCGGGGACATCATCCGGGACAGGGAAATCGCCCGGGACGGGGACCCCGCGCCCCACCCGCCCCCCGGCGAAGCCGGCCCGCCCCGGCGACATCGCCCGCCGGGCCCTGCGAGCCGCCCGCGCCGAGGCCACGCCCCCCACCGTGCCCCACGACGCCCCGGCCCCCCTCAGGGGCGCGGGGAACGGCGCGCCCAGCCCCGACGCACCCGCACCCGCCGGCACACCGACCCCTTCGAGCTCCCCGGCGTCCGAGCCCGACGGCACCCCCCTCAGGGGCGCGGGGAGCCGCGCGACCAACCCCCGCGCACCCGCACCCGTCAACGCACCGAACCCCCCTCCCGCACCCGAGCCCCCCGCACCGACAACCCCCCGCACCCCCCACTCCATGGCCGCCCCCACCCGAGACGGCGACCTCCGCCGCACCTTCCCCCCGAGCGCACCCCGCGCCACGGACGCGAACGGCGACCCCGTCGCCACCACATGGTGGGGCAACGCCTGGCTCACCGCCCTGGAGGCCGGCGCCCTCGACGCCGCCCGCCTCGCCCGCGGCCGCACCTACGCCGCGCAGGGCCACGTCGACGCCATCACCGTCACCCCCGGCCAGGCACTGGCCTACGTCCGCGGCAGCCGCCCCCGCCCCTACCGCACCCAGGTCCGCCTCCGCACCCTCTCCGACGCCGACTGGGACCGCTTCCTGGACGCCGCCGTCGAACACACCGGCCACATCGCCGCCCTCCTGGACAAGGAGATGCCGCACTCGCTGTCGGACTGCGGCGTCCCCCTGCTCCCCGGCCCCGGCGACCTGGAACCGCTGTGCAGCTGCCCCGACCGAGGCCACCCCTGCAAACACGCCGCCGCCCTCTGCTACCAGACCGCACGCCTGCTCGACGAGGACCCCTTCGTCCTGCTCCTGCTCCGCGGCCGGGGCGAACGCGAGATCCTCGACGCCCTCTCCCGCCGCAGCGCCGCCCACGCGGCCCGCGCCGCACAGGACGCGCACGACACGGCCGCCCTCCCCGGCGTCCGCGCCCGGGACGCCGTCACCCCGCGCACGCTCCCGCCGCTCCCCGCCCCGCTGCCCCCGCCCCCGCACCCCGAGCAGCCCCCGGCCCACCCCGCCGCCCCCGGCGGCCCGGACCCACTCGCCCTCGACCAACTCGCCACCGACGCCGCCGCCCGCGCCCACGCACTGCTCACCACCGGTCGCGACCCCGTCGCCGAACTCACCCTGTGGCAGGACGCCGTCCGCCTCGCCGCCGCCCGCCCCGGTTCCGGCCTCACCGCCTCCACCCGCGCCGTCTACGCCTCCCTCGCCTCCGCCACCGGCCGTACGACCGCCGACCTCGCCCGCGCGGTCGCCGCCTGGCGGCAGGGCGGACTCGAAGGGCTCGCCGTCCTGGAGGAACCGTGGGACCCGCCGGCAGGCCGGTTCGACCGGGCCCGCCCGCTGCTCCTCGCCGCCGACCTGCCCGCCTTCCGCCCCTGGCGCAACCGGCTCACGCACCCCGTCGGCCACGTCCAGCTCCGTCTGGGCCGCGACCACCTCTGGTACGCCTACGAGTCCGATCCGGGCGCCGACGACTGGTGGCCCCGCGGCATCCCCGACCTCGACCCGATCGGCGCCCTCACAGGACTGGGCGGCATACCGTGA
- a CDS encoding endo-beta-N-acetylglucosaminidase H gives MFTPVRSRLRRAALALSAIAALTFGATSTTGAAAAPAPAPAKQGPTSVAYVEVNNNSMLNVGKYTLTNGGGNVFDVAVIFAANINYDAGTKSTTLYFNENVQRVLDNAATQIRPLQQKGIKVVLSVLGNHQGAGFANFPSQQAASTFAGRLSDTVAKYGLDGIDFDDEYAEYGNNGTGQPNAGSFVHLVSALRADMPGKIISLYNIGPAASRLSYGGVDVSSKFDYAWNPYYGSWQVPGIALPKSKLSPAAVEIGRTSQSTVTSLARRTVSEGYGVYLTYNLDGADRSADVSAFTRELYGSNARYTP, from the coding sequence ATGTTCACTCCGGTGCGGAGCAGACTACGGAGAGCCGCGCTCGCGCTCTCGGCCATTGCGGCCCTCACCTTCGGCGCGACCTCCACGACGGGCGCGGCAGCGGCCCCCGCTCCCGCTCCCGCGAAACAGGGACCGACCTCGGTGGCGTACGTCGAGGTGAACAACAACAGCATGCTGAACGTCGGCAAATACACCCTCACCAACGGCGGCGGCAACGTCTTCGACGTCGCCGTGATCTTCGCGGCGAACATCAACTACGACGCGGGCACGAAGTCGACGACGCTGTATTTCAACGAGAACGTCCAACGCGTTCTCGACAACGCCGCCACGCAGATACGGCCGTTGCAGCAGAAGGGCATCAAGGTCGTCCTCTCGGTGCTCGGCAACCACCAGGGCGCGGGCTTCGCCAACTTCCCTTCCCAGCAGGCGGCTTCGACGTTCGCCGGACGACTGTCGGACACCGTGGCCAAGTACGGCCTCGACGGCATCGACTTCGACGACGAGTACGCCGAGTACGGCAACAACGGCACCGGCCAGCCCAACGCCGGCTCGTTCGTCCACCTGGTGTCGGCACTGCGCGCCGACATGCCGGGCAAGATCATCAGCCTCTACAACATCGGACCGGCCGCGTCGCGCCTGTCCTACGGCGGCGTCGACGTCTCGTCCAAGTTCGACTACGCCTGGAACCCGTACTACGGCTCCTGGCAGGTCCCCGGCATCGCACTGCCCAAGTCGAAGCTGTCGCCGGCGGCCGTCGAGATCGGTCGGACCTCGCAGAGCACGGTCACCAGCCTGGCCCGCCGTACGGTCAGTGAGGGATACGGCGTCTATCTGACGTACAACCTCGACGGCGCCGATCGCAGCGCCGACGTCTCCGCGTTCACCAGGGAGCTGTACGGAAGCAACGCCCGCTATACGCCGTAG
- a CDS encoding peroxiredoxin-like family protein, translating into MTTTPIADQVADLQEKVADQLPAEVLKVFGAEQADLDTAGLPSGIAEPGTPMPDASLLDVRGRPVTLDEARAGRPAVVVFYRGAWCPYCNVALRTYQRELAGELDERGVVMIAVSPQKPDGSLSIVEANELTYTVLSDPGNRIGRELGIVTRSDDQVLHAQASLGVDLTEVNADGTQDIVMPTVVLVDDRGVLRWIDVHPNYTTRTEPDRILAALTETIG; encoded by the coding sequence GTGACCACCACCCCCATCGCCGACCAGGTCGCCGACCTCCAGGAGAAGGTCGCCGACCAGCTGCCGGCCGAGGTGCTGAAGGTGTTCGGCGCCGAACAGGCGGACCTGGACACCGCCGGGCTGCCGTCCGGCATCGCGGAGCCCGGCACCCCCATGCCCGACGCGTCACTGCTCGACGTGCGGGGCCGCCCCGTCACGCTGGATGAGGCGCGGGCCGGCCGTCCTGCGGTCGTGGTGTTCTACCGCGGCGCGTGGTGCCCGTACTGCAACGTGGCCCTGCGCACCTATCAGCGGGAGCTCGCGGGCGAGCTGGACGAGCGGGGCGTGGTGATGATCGCCGTCAGCCCGCAGAAACCGGACGGCTCGCTCAGCATCGTCGAGGCCAATGAACTCACGTACACGGTCCTCTCGGACCCGGGCAACCGGATCGGCCGGGAGCTGGGCATCGTCACCAGGTCCGACGACCAGGTGCTGCACGCGCAGGCGTCCCTCGGCGTGGACCTGACCGAGGTGAACGCCGACGGCACGCAGGACATCGTCATGCCGACGGTGGTACTCGTCGACGACCGGGGCGTCCTGCGCTGGATCGACGTCCACCCGAATTACACGACCCGCACCGAGCCCGACCGCATCCTCGCGGCCCTCACGGAAACCATCGGCTGA